The genomic region AGATTTTTTTTTATGAGTGATATTTACGCGAAAAATATTTCCATTATTTTGTTATCAAAATCACAATTTGGGTTTATTATATCATTCGAAGATTCAAAAAGTCACAATTGATTTTGAACCAAGTGTTATTTAACTACGTGGCATATAACTAAATCTGTCAAACGGGTCGAGTGGGTAGATTACATGCTCGGTCATTTTGAATTCCGGTAAAATATGGGTTAGGCGTTTCGAGTTCATACGAGTCAATACGAGTTTCAGGACGGGTTAAGGTCAAATATAGTTGAATTAACGtctttttaaaaatatttttttattctttattataaATATGTTACTATTTTTAAATACCTAGCTCCCCTTGGTAGGTGGGAGTTTCCACATGAATTGAAGTTCCTatattcaaccaaacaacatttatataatttttcaTAATTATTTGTCTAATAGTAATGATATTAGTAAGAAATCTAAGAATACACATTTTTTGTTTATATTCAAAATCGTATCGGTATCCAAAGTATTGATCAAATGCTACACGACATGACAATCactactaaatttatatgacaaTCATTTTATATAACAATGTtttaaaacaaatgtaaacataTTTGATCTCAAAATTCGAAAGTCAATACACACTACATATTGTGTATTTTGAGGATTATACTTAAATACAAATTTCAATAAATTTACCTATTTACAGGGTCAGGTCACATGTCTTACGGGTCTTGACTTTAAATATACGAGTTGTTATCGGGTCGGGTTGTTTCAAATTTGGATTCAAAAAAGGGGTTATTTTTGGATGGATTTCAATCAATTTTTTGAGTCGGGTCATTTTTCACAAGTCCATCTAATATCCATATAAATGGTAATAAAGCTGCTCTAGAATATTAtataagagatcataatggtaaagttttttgttgggagcaaaaaagtgcggatctaatagtattcttgttaatgaagctctcgctttaaaaaaaaaagacattttagcagctaaattcTTAGAAATCTCGAAATTAATTGTAGAAGGTGATAATTTATGAGTTATCAACTCAATCGGTAGtacttgggaaatttctagtattatcaagaaTGCAAAAGTAGATCTTCGGTTCTTTGATGAAGCGATAATTAAACATTACTTTCGTGAAACCAACAAAATTGCCGAATTTATAGTTTtgattggacattcatgtccaactctttcgaggtggtttgaaagccaATGACTTCAACTTACCTCTATCATTCGAAAGAATAAGATAGGTTGGTTCCACCTTAAAAAAATCAATCTAATTTTattacctaataaaaaaaaatctaatACGCACATGAAACCCTCGATAATGAACAAACTAAAGGATAACATTATTACAGAAttgtaaccaaaaaaaaaacattattacAGAATTGCAGCACATTGCCATTCTCGCTTGACAAAACCTGTACTATGGTCTACGAACACAAAAATTGTcctagttttttttttggtaaaaacatataattgaataTCAAAATACTTGTTTATTAATATTTATCaataaaatattgataattaatgaATTTAGTATTATTGTATGAACATATTTTTACAACTTACACGAAATTAGGATTTTACGATATCAgtttataaaaatatatattaatatttttactatgaaatcggatcgtaggatcgcagaatcgtattatgatcctacctctagaaattttcaaattagtaggatcgtaagattctacaatcATTATAGAATCGTAGGATCTAGGAGCGGTCaaacatttttggatcgtaaaatcgttgAATCGAATAGGAATTCTGACAACAATGGTCCTACTGTATCACTGCCTGCATCTGATGATTTTTACGTGACTTTAGTTTTGAATATGAACGAACACCATTAAAATGTTTAGCCCAGATTGAACAAAGAGTGTACTTGTACAGTTGTACCTTCATTTGCTGATCAATTCAAATACTGGAATTTCGACATATATGTAATTTAAACTATATGAACCCAGGACAGATAGAGATGCATAGGAAAATGCATTTTCATGAATAAATACTATTAGATCATACAACTTCACCTCTGTATTCTGTACATCATTCCGCATTTCTGCTTAAGCGCCTATTACAAATTCACAAAAAATTTCTGTTCATCCATGGTCGCACAAAACCTTAAATGCTCAAGTCCGCCTTCATAAAACCCGACAATACAACATCTAAACGGGTTAAGAGAAACAACTTTCACTCTTCATCAGCCCACATACATATATACACGCACATACGAATTTACAGGCTCGAAATCAGCGGTTGGCATAAAAAGAGGCCCTCCAAACAGAATCTGAAGTAATTTTTTCCCAGTTCAAAGAGGGTCAGGCTAAGATTTGAAAGTCCATGGATCCTTAGTCTCCAGATATTTTATACCGCGCCAAAGAAATATCTCAGCTAGGATCATGAAACCCTATATTTTCCACGGCACCAACAGTCTTAGCTGAACGCCGCTTGTTCATAGCCTGCATTAGCGCTCGCTGAAGCAATTGGGTACGGATATCCATGAAAGTACGGATCTTGCTAAGCTTCTTATGGCCCGCCCAGCCCAAACCCTTCACGGAAAACCCAGAACGTTTTTCATTGCGCTTGAAAGGTGTGTTAATCTGAGGACAAAACCTCGAACATCCTTCAGATTTCAGTTCATTTTGTGGCAAAGAGTAGTCGATATCGGAGTAACCGTTTATACTGGAAGAGCTTTCTGAAACAGAACCTTCATTGTTTGGCAAATGTCCTGCAACCAAATAGAAAGATTACTTTTAAGGTCCCAAATGCATTCCAAATTTATTAAATACTCCATCCATTCCATTTATATGACCCTTATTAGACATTAACAGTCTTAACTTTGATTTATATTTTCTCACAATATACAATGACTATCATACATGACGAATATTACATTGCATCTCTAGATATATTTGGAGTAAGCACTGGTCAAAGTATATATGATTTGACCATCAAAGCGTAATGGATAAAACCCAAATGAAGTGGAGGTAGTATATTGTACGACTAACCCAAATGTTGTCGTGAAAAATCGAACTCACATATCCGTTTCCCATTATGGGTTGGTTACTCACTTGGTCTTGAGAATTTTGGCGCAAGAATGGCCTTGTGCATGGATCCAAAATACTTCCCTCGTCCCAAAATATTTGGCCACTTTGAGATTTGTGACTCACAAGTCACAAGCCACAATCAAAAGTGTATCTCATAGAGACCAAACCTTTTGTGACGAAAAGGAACCGCAGAAAAGAATAGGACTATCCAATATTGTGAAACGGTTTTAGATATACCTTGGTGCAAACTATGGAAGTTGTACAAGGAAGTCGGATCATCAGGTAATGGCTCTTCAGATGGGTTTGGAATACTCGAAAGAGAGTCATGAGAAGGGGAACAAGAACACAAGTAGGGAGGGCCATTTTCGTCATCATCAAAGTTGAAGCTGTGGTGCTGAAGGCTTTTGGGTGAATTCACAGTCTTCCATTCCGGAACTAAAGAGGAAAGTTCCTCCTCAATCATTTCCGCAATCCCCTGTGGCTCCCAGTCAGTTATATCCAGCTCCTTGACCATCTCCACTGCAACATCCATCGGATTGTCTTTAACAATGTCAAATGGAAAGCGAACTTTTCCGACACATCCTATATGTTGAGCATAAAGAGAACCGTCAGAAACAAGAAAGTAAATTTAATACTACACTTTAAAGTAAATCAAGAATATGATAGATTTGTCAGTCTATACTTCATATGCCAAGAACGGCAATTACCCAAAGTGTCACTGTGTCAGGCTCCTACCTATCGCAATACTTAACGAGTTGCTACATACGCAAAGCTTTGAACCGGTTGACTAGTTGACTACTACTTCCTAGTTTTCGGTTTACTACTACTTCTAGAGTGTGTTTGGGTACAAAAATAGGAGGAAGATGGAGGGGAGTGGgggagagcaagtgagggagggagcAAGGGAAGGACTGAGTTTTCCTTCCAAATCTGTATTCTTTCCTCTCTCCCCCTCCCTTGCCTCCACACCAAACAATCCCCCAATCCTGGCCCGCCTGTTGACTACTCAACAACACAAGAACCACACACGTTCATTAAGTCATGGAGAGGGCTTAAGTGTGTCACGGTTCAACAGAGGTTATGTGTTAGTGGAAAAGCATATTGTGGCATACCATCCTTATCAGAAATCTGGACTTCGAGAACAAGTGTGTTATCTTCTGGATTAACAGTTCCAGTGATTGTCATGTATGTGCTCTTAATCCCAGAGCCAAAGAAAGAAGACATTTCCCTAGTCCCCTGTTTTGGAGAGTATACAGGACGAGGGGTCCTAGTAACTGGCATTGCATCATCATCAACGGCCAGGAACGGGTCGAACAACAGCTCACGGGCTGATTGCCTTGTCGAAGCATCCTCCAAGCATTTTGCCACAAACTGTCGTGCTTCTGCATTTTGGATGCGGTAAAAGGCTTCGGGCTTTTTTCTCTAACATGTTCAAGCGATAAGATAGGTCAAATGACTGGAAGAACACAACAAGAACTCAGAGgcaacacaaattctcatatgAGACAGTTAATGCCATCTTTAGCACTGATTGTAACCATTTATCATCAACAGTTACCCTTTTACTTAATGACCCCTTTTATATCAAGTGATCATTAATGTAAGTGACCAATTTAGTTTCAGTTGTAACAGTCTTCGATCTAGTTATTATAGGACTGCCTCAAAGGAGACAAGAGGTAAAGGCGTGAAAGAAACTTACCCCTGTTACTTTCTTATAGATTTGGGCCGAGTTTGAACATTCACTATAGGGATACTCAGAAGTAAGCATCTCTAGCACACACATTCCAAACGAATATACATCCACAAGCTCATTATATTCTTCTTCGTACAATTCTGGTGCCATGAATTCTGGAGTTCCTGAAAAAATGCCGTAAAAGTCCGCTAAATTATTCACAAAATTGTGTGCCTTTGAAATGAACTATTTTTTCTGGTTCAAAAGCTTTAAAATATATCCTCCAAACAGCCAAGAGGAAAGCTGCTCTATAGTAAGCTGTGAAGCAGGTTATTCTTACGCTTACCATGGGGCGAAAGGGCCACTATGTAAAAGACAACTACTATGAAACTCTGTTCCCAGTAAAAGAAATAGTCAAAATCATCCAAACCCCCCTTTATCTATTAGTAATACGTATAGCAATCATCGATAACATGTTATTTCTCTGTTGGAGTTTTGCGGCGATTGATTACGGTTTTTGACTGAGTACAATCATCGATTTCATGTTGTTATGTCCATTGTGCAGTCATTAATTAAGCAAATTCATTTTGTCCACTATGCCGCCATTAATTAAGCAAATAGTGACACATTGTCTTACAATTTTTATTTGATAGTGGAGAACCtcacaaataatattaataatttttCTATACAAGTAAATTACTTTTATGAATTAAGAAATTAGGATCCATCCTTCGAGTACTTGAGTAATTAGATTAAGTTTTAGGAAAAACGTTTGATATTAAAGTGAGTATGTGTTTGGCCAAGATTAAAAAAGTGTTTTTGTTTTCAAAACTAGAAGTTGTGTCAAATACCCAGTTTTTAAAAAATAGAAGCAGTTTTTCTAAAACTCAAATCCACTTTTTCACCCCAAAAAACAGAAACATCAAATTGATGCTTTTGTTTCTGTTTCTTCCAAAACCAACAACTATAAACTTCCAACTTTGTTTAGGTAAGTTATTATTTCAAGGCATGACGTAACATTATCGTAaattatttttctcaaattaactTAATAAACAAAATTTATGAACTTTTATGTTACTTGTAACATTATAAAACCGTACAATAAAATACTTATAGTCTAGTATTATAAAAATGggtaataattaaaaaatataacaAGTATCATGAAAAGATTAAGAAAAAACATAAAAAAGGTCACATTCTTTTATGCATAAATTGGATTCACAATAAATTATACTGTACTAAGTACAGTAACTATTGTGCGCCACCATCGTATGGAGCGAGACTGCGAGAGATACAAAGTGAGCATTTTACGATAAATAGTTTTATGTTAAAAAGTGACCGCTAATAAAAATTAGTCACTtgataaaaaaataaaacattgttattttttaacataaaatggcgACTTTTTAAGCAGTCGTACTATACAATGGTCTTATAGTATAATTTACAATATAGTATATTCCGTACCTATTTTGTATAAATCATCGCAGAttaaggccttgtttggatacaatttcggGAAGGAAAGGGAGGGAAGTAAGGACTAaggaggggagggaaaatggatgAGGCATGTttgatacaatttccctccaagtGATTCCAATGTTGAAGAGATTTTTAATTTGCCTTAGAGGAGGAAAAACTGATCTTTTCTCATCTTATTTGTTAACCAAAAAATTTTGAATCCCTCCTttccctccccttcctttccctccaacTCATCTCATCCAAACAAGGCCTAAAACTTTAGAGGACTGCAGGCAAAAAGAGAAGAGTAATAGAAAAGGATCAGATTTGTTTGAGAGAGTCTTTTGTGAAACACATCTTCACTAAGATGCTATAAACGTGTTACTTATCCAAATACCCTATAAAATAACTACCTTTCATAGGGTAATAGGGGAAATAAAATGGGATTTTACAACAAAACACCCTTTGCTCGTTTTAAAGTCCTCTTTAAAAAGATTATTCAATTTGCTTAGTTACGAGACTGTCATTCTATATTTCAGTTTAATTGAATTAATTGTTCGATTTTAAAACTAAAAGTAACATAATGAACAAGTCTACATAAACGCAAAAGCCAAAAGAGATGAGAAGGAAAAACCTATAACACTGTGGGCATGCCGTGAACCACGGAGGATGGCCGCTAGCCCCAGGTCACCGATCTTCACTTGTCCCAGATGACCAttaacaaaaatgttgtcacattTGATATCTCTATGAATCACAGGAGGGTCAAGGCTATGCAGATGTGCAAGACCTCGAAGAATTTGGCGGGCCCAATTTTTGATAGCTCGAATATCTACTTCTTTAAATTTCTGCCTATATCTGGTAAGAGAAAGCATTGGTTAATGCAAAATGGATGATGCAGAGTTGGTTAGTCTAAATTTAGCAAGCCTAATCCCTGCATTCAGTACAAAGTCTTGTACTCTTGTGCTAGAAGGTTACAAGTTTTGCTTGTTGTTCCATCTCACTTTTTTTGTGTTGAGGGATCATGTCAACTGTCAGACCGCATGTTATTTACGATATACCCGTTAAAAAAGTTAAATAAGAAGTTTTTTTACAGGAATGTTTGAGACTTTGGGTAAATAACATGCAATTTTACAGTAACTTAGTGAAAAACCGCCTCGTGGAGCTAAATAGTAAATCTCAAATGAGTAACCCTCATTCTACGATATATTTTATGATAAAACACAAATGAACAAAATAGTTATTACTCTCTTAAAGTGCCGGAGGTCAACATTTCAGTAATGAAGTTGAAAGTTCTCTGATCAGTATCTATCCAGGAGTTGTACAACCGTATGATAGACTCGTGACTAAGGTTCTTTAGCAGATGAACCTCTGAGTACAGTCTTTGCAGTTGATCTGGACAGCCGAGCATATTATTAAGCATCACCTGATTCCACGCAACCTCCATCCCAAGCACCTCATCAAAGGCTTTATATACCGTCTTCACGGCTCCTTTGCCCAAAAGTTCGTTAAACTGTCAGAGATGGGCACAAAACTACCAAATTTTTTAGACTGCACAAATAATTCCCAAGAATATATATAATGCAAGGTAACAAACAATGAGGTCAATGACTATACACATAACTCCACTTGTCATGCCTAAAAGATACAGCAATAAGAACACTCAATGACGAATCTGCAATCAAAGAAAAGGAAGTAACCAATATAGGGGAAGTGAGAACTAGAAAGCTTCAAACAATTTCTACAGCAAAGACAAAAGCTGGTGACTAAAAACAAAGTATCCAAGTCTTCATATGATAACATGAGAACTTCGAGCGACAGGTAAGAAGT from Silene latifolia isolate original U9 population chromosome 3, ASM4854445v1, whole genome shotgun sequence harbors:
- the LOC141647555 gene encoding putative serine/threonine-protein kinase WNK5, which encodes MEKMKRVRTHTGVNSIMSYAEMDPSGRYGRFNELLGKGAVKTVYKAFDEVLGMEVAWNQVMLNNMLGCPDQLQRLYSEVHLLKNLSHESIIRLYNSWIDTDQRTFNFITEMLTSGTLREYRQKFKEVDIRAIKNWARQILRGLAHLHSLDPPVIHRDIKCDNIFVNGHLGQVKIGDLGLAAILRGSRHAHSVIGTPEFMAPELYEEEYNELVDVYSFGMCVLEMLTSEYPYSECSNSAQIYKKVTGRKKPEAFYRIQNAEARQFVAKCLEDASTRQSARELLFDPFLAVDDDAMPVTRTPRPVYSPKQGTREMSSFFGSGIKSTYMTITGTVNPEDNTLVLEVQISDKDGCVGKVRFPFDIVKDNPMDVAVEMVKELDITDWEPQGIAEMIEEELSSLVPEWKTVNSPKSLQHHSFNFDDDENGPPYLCSCSPSHDSLSSIPNPSEEPLPDDPTSLYNFHSLHQGHLPNNEGSVSESSSSINGYSDIDYSLPQNELKSEGCSRFCPQINTPFKRNEKRSGFSVKGLGWAGHKKLSKIRTFMDIRTQLLQRALMQAMNKRRSAKTVGAVENIGFHDPS